The following nucleotide sequence is from bacterium.
GGCCGCTGCTGTTAACCTCCTTGACTAACAACCAAAGGAGGGACACCTTGTCCAAGCAAACAGCAACGGCCTTGGCGATCGAGATTAGCGGACCCCGGGAGACCTTGATGGTGGCCCTGGAGCTCGGCGAGAAGGGCTGGCTCCTGGGCTTCTCGAGCGGCTTCGGTGTGAAGATCGTGCGACGGAAGATCGATTCGCGGGACGGAAAGGCCCTGCTTTCGGCCATCGCCTGGGCCCGGGAGAAGTTCGGCCTCGGAGAGGAAGCGCGGGTGGTGAGCTGCTACGAGGCGGGCCGAGACGGCTTCTGGCTCCATCGCTTTCTTGTGGCAAATGGCGTCGAGAACCTCGTGGTCGACTCCGCGAGCATCGAAGTGAATCGAAGGAAGCGCCGTGCGAAGACGGATCGGATCGACGTCGTGGCGCTCCTCGACCTGCTCGCCAGGCACCTGGCGGGAAGCGTGAAGCCAGTCTGGAGCGTAGTTCGCGTGCCTTCGGTGGAGGACGAAGACCGGCGCCACCTCCACCGGGAGCTGAAGCTCGCGAAGAAGGACCGGACGCGAGTGGGCCACAGGCTGAAGGGCCTGCTGGCCAACCAGGGCTTGACGTTGAACCTGCGCCAGGATCTGGAGCGACAGCTCAAACGGATGCGACTCTGGGACGGCTCCAAGCTGCCTGCGGGGCTTCGCGAGAGACTCGCTCACTACGTCAAGGACTTCGTCTACTGGACCGATCGGATCCGCCAGCTCGACGGTGAGCGCCGCAGGATTCTGAAGGAGGAGAAGGGTGAGACCCTCGACAAGGTCCACCAGCTCTTCAGCCTGAAGGGAGTGGGGATCAATACGGCCTGGTCGCTCGGCACCGAGTTCTTCGGCTGGCGAGACTTCCGCAATGGCAAGCAAGTGGGCTCGATGGCGGGCCTCACGCCAACGCCCTTCGATAGTGGAACGAAGAGCCGGGAGCAGGGGATCGGCAAAGATGGGAGCCGCTGGATCCGAGGCGATTCGATCGAGTTCGCTTGGGGATGGTTGCGGTTCCAACCCGAAAGCGAGCTCTCGAAGTGGTACCAGCGGCGCTTCGGCCACGGAAGCTCACGGCTTCGCAAGATCGGGATCGTGGCCTTGGCGCGAAAGCTCCTCGTCGCCCTCTGGCGCTTCCTCGAGACCGGAGTGATTCCACAGGGGGCGCAGTTGAAGACGGATCTCCGGATCCGCTAGGAGAGAACGAACCCC
It contains:
- a CDS encoding IS110 family transposase, with the translated sequence MSKQTATALAIEISGPRETLMVALELGEKGWLLGFSSGFGVKIVRRKIDSRDGKALLSAIAWAREKFGLGEEARVVSCYEAGRDGFWLHRFLVANGVENLVVDSASIEVNRRKRRAKTDRIDVVALLDLLARHLAGSVKPVWSVVRVPSVEDEDRRHLHRELKLAKKDRTRVGHRLKGLLANQGLTLNLRQDLERQLKRMRLWDGSKLPAGLRERLAHYVKDFVYWTDRIRQLDGERRRILKEEKGETLDKVHQLFSLKGVGINTAWSLGTEFFGWRDFRNGKQVGSMAGLTPTPFDSGTKSREQGIGKDGSRWIRGDSIEFAWGWLRFQPESELSKWYQRRFGHGSSRLRKIGIVALARKLLVALWRFLETGVIPQGAQLKTDLRIR